From the Corallococcus caeni genome, one window contains:
- a CDS encoding flagellar assembly lytic transglycosylase — MKVSLQHLALLASAALLSAQAPAPADPTPATAPAATAPAPTAPSAAPAGPGADDDTDQAPTTRTDSAPSEAQLTPPPDADKAPSPVGYVQVFNPAFPGIAPPTPVVHRGRRYGLEDLTPYFTDGKKRDAKDAFDKGQYTRARTLLEGEGDSLPVRYLRALSAVRAGDDKAAATEMAALANDYPALKDRCLTHAGVALESQGRLDDAAASFKQVPEGSRMYVDARLGLARVLRKKKDYDGAMEALTPLTQRMMTGWGRNVGAEALIATADLAVEKKDKAAEKAALWKLWASQPLSPIVKQVEKRLKGLTPPTDAKVGRAEALIEAHRNKQGMAILEPMLKTLKLPDALACRAHFAFGKGQRKERQHTAAIQVLTPVVEQCKDRDLLARALYVLGSSRSIVDQQHGPDTYERLAKEFPDHSFADDALFYAADLYVKTNRPKDAMARLDEVARLYPKGDFLGEALFKAFWVARTSKVEDGGFSFLDRIEEQFANADESYDVERARYWRARTLEERGNIQGAAELMEKLAVEHPATYYGLMARSKLGELDPKRLERVSASIFDVPEAASPWPMFAGPMGDDPHFRAGVELLRLGFPDSVSSELMLVNRTNQPPESMRLLVMVLSQSGDARSAHAIARLALRKDLSGRITAQTRPVWEVAYPNAFRDLIEKHTATAGVEPDLLQALMREESALDPKALSWAGAMGLTQLMPSTAKGVARELKVKKFTVDSLLQPELNIRFGAHYLGGLIKQFKGHTPYAVGSYNAGSGAVNRWRAASPDLPLDAWVEEIPIAETRGYIKRVLRSYNTYQLLYGRAPKVPVMPSASR, encoded by the coding sequence ATGAAAGTGTCCCTCCAGCATCTCGCCCTCCTTGCTTCCGCGGCGCTGTTGTCCGCGCAGGCTCCCGCCCCCGCCGACCCCACTCCCGCCACGGCTCCGGCCGCCACGGCTCCGGCGCCGACCGCGCCCTCCGCGGCTCCGGCCGGCCCGGGGGCCGATGACGACACGGATCAGGCCCCCACGACGCGCACTGACAGCGCGCCGTCGGAGGCGCAGCTGACGCCGCCGCCGGACGCGGACAAGGCGCCGTCGCCGGTGGGCTACGTGCAGGTGTTCAACCCGGCCTTCCCGGGCATCGCGCCGCCCACGCCGGTGGTGCACCGCGGGCGCCGCTACGGGCTGGAGGACCTGACGCCGTACTTCACGGACGGCAAGAAGCGGGACGCGAAGGACGCGTTCGACAAGGGCCAGTACACCCGGGCGCGCACCCTGCTGGAGGGCGAGGGTGACAGCCTGCCGGTGCGCTACCTGCGCGCGCTGTCGGCGGTGCGGGCCGGGGACGACAAGGCGGCGGCGACGGAGATGGCGGCGCTCGCCAACGACTACCCGGCGCTGAAGGACCGCTGCCTCACGCACGCGGGCGTGGCGCTGGAGTCCCAGGGCCGGCTGGACGACGCGGCGGCGAGCTTCAAGCAGGTGCCGGAGGGCTCGCGCATGTACGTGGACGCGCGCCTGGGCCTGGCGCGCGTGCTGCGCAAGAAGAAGGACTACGACGGCGCCATGGAGGCGCTGACGCCGCTCACCCAGCGCATGATGACGGGCTGGGGCCGCAACGTGGGCGCGGAGGCGCTCATCGCCACGGCGGACCTGGCGGTGGAGAAGAAGGACAAGGCCGCGGAGAAGGCCGCGCTGTGGAAGCTGTGGGCCAGCCAGCCCCTGTCGCCCATCGTCAAGCAGGTGGAGAAGCGCCTCAAGGGGCTGACGCCGCCCACGGACGCCAAGGTGGGCCGCGCGGAGGCGCTGATTGAAGCGCACCGCAACAAGCAGGGCATGGCCATCCTGGAGCCGATGCTCAAGACGCTGAAGCTGCCGGACGCGCTCGCGTGCCGCGCGCACTTCGCCTTCGGCAAGGGACAGCGCAAGGAGCGTCAGCACACCGCCGCCATCCAGGTGCTCACGCCGGTGGTGGAGCAGTGCAAGGACCGCGACCTGCTGGCCCGCGCGCTGTACGTGCTGGGCTCGTCGCGCTCCATCGTGGATCAGCAGCACGGCCCGGACACCTACGAGCGGCTGGCGAAGGAGTTCCCGGACCACTCGTTCGCGGACGACGCGCTCTTCTACGCGGCGGACCTGTACGTGAAGACGAACCGCCCCAAGGACGCCATGGCGCGCCTGGACGAGGTGGCCCGGCTGTACCCCAAGGGCGACTTCCTGGGCGAGGCGCTCTTCAAGGCCTTCTGGGTGGCGCGCACGTCGAAGGTGGAGGACGGGGGCTTCTCCTTCCTGGACCGCATCGAGGAGCAGTTCGCCAACGCGGACGAGTCCTACGACGTGGAGCGCGCGCGCTACTGGCGGGCCCGCACGCTGGAGGAGCGCGGCAACATCCAGGGCGCCGCGGAGCTGATGGAGAAGCTCGCGGTGGAGCACCCGGCCACGTACTACGGCCTGATGGCGCGCTCGAAGCTGGGTGAGCTGGACCCGAAGCGGCTGGAGCGCGTGTCGGCGTCCATCTTCGACGTGCCGGAGGCGGCCAGCCCCTGGCCCATGTTCGCGGGCCCCATGGGGGACGACCCGCACTTCCGCGCGGGCGTGGAGCTGCTGCGGCTGGGCTTCCCGGACTCCGTGTCCTCGGAGCTGATGCTGGTGAACCGCACCAACCAGCCGCCGGAGTCCATGCGGCTCTTGGTGATGGTGCTGTCGCAGTCCGGCGACGCGCGCTCGGCGCACGCCATCGCGCGGCTCGCGCTGCGCAAGGACCTGAGCGGCCGCATCACCGCGCAGACGCGGCCGGTGTGGGAGGTGGCCTATCCCAACGCGTTCCGCGACCTCATCGAGAAGCACACCGCGACCGCGGGCGTGGAGCCGGACCTGCTCCAGGCGCTGATGCGCGAGGAGAGCGCGCTGGATCCCAAGGCCCTGTCCTGGGCCGGCGCCATGGGCCTCACGCAGCTGATGCCCTCCACGGCGAAGGGCGTGGCGCGCGAGCTCAAGGTGAAGAAGTTCACCGTGGACTCGCTGCTCCAGCCGGAGCTGAACATCCGCTTCGGCGCGCACTACCTGGGCGGCCTGATCAAACAGTTCAAGGGCCACACGCCCTACGCGGTGGGCAGCTACAACGCGGGCTCCGGCGCGGTGAACCGCTGGCGCGCGGCCAGCCCGGACCTGCCCCTGGACGCGTGGGTGGAGGAGATCCCCATCGCGGAGACGCGCGGCTACATCAAGCGCGTGCTGCGCTCCTACAACACCTACCAGCTCCTCTACGGCCGCGCGCCCAAGGTGCCGGTGATGCCCAGTGCCTCGCGTTAG
- a CDS encoding GAF domain-containing sensor histidine kinase — MDIRTQSALLASIIGLALGVSMLLRPGRPRVLTLYSVFTLTVAGYYLSLFFHSIFPAQDYPWVSRIALGATVLVVSLVPGAAVAFFLEFLGVSKGAHQVGRRLALLSGVLGLTVAVTPLADKAWARVAMGAWVLGTLFTSVSLLVHRVRTTESRIEQFRLAYLAIGAGAAVVFNGLDFLSRYDIPFPTLGPVFATLYLFFLAQTLLRLRLMDLHELLGKIASQTVLAIILAAVFTVLTAWVDENTSLFVFNTVVAAFVILILLDPLRTKVEEMVVRIFFRERFALLGTLSTLRVRMASVIEISELARVVLDALHETGRVTHASVYLMAEDRPGYRLLDSRGPLPVALLDTAAARGVLFAVASGQKAVLLENIERRISVMRVQAVEGKRFRDELKRLNDTRAALLQMKAGICVPLLGNDRVIGFLNLWDERVPEAYASDEIALILEVSERMATVLENSKLYEKIRERDRLAALGEMAAGLAHEIRNPLGAIKGAAQCLDPKQLPGEDGEFLDVIVEEVNRLNGVVTAFLDYSRPLKQSFGPTDLNEVVTRTMRLIQNDMPATAELAVELDLRLPRAEGDAEQLKQVLINLVQNAVQAMGQQPGRITVRTEKPERFGDFRSAGGEFVEVRVSDNGPGIPADQQPHIFVPFFTTKQKGTGLGLAICQRIVKNHGGTISVQSKVGEGTAFIIRLPALPAEPVEGALPEGTPAPPTRPSQPALPVPEELREAAPAPKPSEPKPKKEKRRRAG, encoded by the coding sequence ATGGATATCCGCACCCAGAGCGCACTGCTCGCTTCCATCATCGGTCTGGCGCTGGGCGTGTCCATGTTGTTGCGCCCCGGACGGCCCCGGGTCCTCACGCTCTACTCCGTCTTCACCCTGACGGTCGCCGGGTACTACCTCAGCCTCTTCTTCCACAGCATCTTCCCCGCCCAGGACTACCCCTGGGTGTCGCGCATCGCACTGGGGGCGACGGTGCTCGTCGTCTCCCTGGTGCCCGGGGCGGCGGTCGCCTTCTTCCTCGAGTTCCTGGGGGTCAGCAAGGGCGCCCATCAGGTCGGCCGGCGGCTCGCCCTCCTGTCCGGCGTGCTGGGGCTGACGGTCGCCGTTACACCGTTGGCGGACAAAGCATGGGCGCGGGTGGCGATGGGCGCCTGGGTGCTGGGCACCCTGTTCACTTCCGTGTCCTTGCTGGTGCACCGGGTGCGCACGACGGAGTCGCGCATCGAGCAGTTCCGGCTGGCGTACCTGGCCATTGGCGCGGGCGCTGCGGTGGTGTTCAACGGGCTGGACTTCCTGTCGCGCTACGACATCCCGTTCCCCACGCTGGGGCCCGTCTTCGCGACGCTCTACCTGTTCTTCCTGGCGCAGACGCTGTTGCGGCTGCGGCTGATGGACCTGCACGAGCTCTTGGGGAAGATCGCCTCGCAGACGGTGCTGGCCATCATCCTGGCCGCGGTCTTCACGGTGCTCACCGCGTGGGTGGACGAGAACACGTCGCTGTTCGTCTTCAACACGGTGGTGGCCGCGTTCGTCATCCTCATCCTGTTGGATCCGCTGCGCACCAAGGTGGAGGAGATGGTGGTGCGCATCTTCTTCCGCGAACGCTTCGCGCTCTTGGGCACGCTGAGCACCCTGCGCGTGCGCATGGCGTCCGTCATCGAGATTTCAGAGCTGGCGCGCGTGGTGCTGGACGCGCTGCACGAGACGGGGCGCGTGACGCACGCGTCGGTGTACCTGATGGCGGAGGACCGGCCCGGGTACCGGCTGCTGGATTCGCGCGGGCCGCTGCCGGTGGCGCTGCTGGACACGGCCGCCGCGCGCGGCGTGCTGTTCGCGGTGGCCAGCGGGCAGAAGGCGGTGCTGCTGGAGAACATCGAGCGGCGCATCTCCGTGATGCGGGTGCAGGCGGTGGAGGGCAAGCGCTTCCGCGATGAATTGAAGCGGCTCAACGACACGCGCGCCGCGCTGCTCCAGATGAAGGCGGGCATCTGCGTGCCGCTGCTGGGCAACGACCGCGTCATCGGCTTCCTGAACCTGTGGGACGAACGGGTGCCGGAGGCGTACGCGTCGGATGAAATCGCCCTCATCCTGGAGGTCTCCGAGCGGATGGCGACGGTGCTGGAGAACTCCAAGCTGTACGAGAAGATCCGCGAGCGCGACCGCCTGGCCGCGCTGGGTGAGATGGCGGCGGGCCTGGCGCATGAGATCCGCAACCCGCTGGGCGCCATCAAGGGGGCGGCGCAGTGCCTGGACCCCAAGCAACTGCCGGGCGAGGACGGCGAGTTCCTGGACGTCATCGTGGAGGAGGTGAACCGGCTCAACGGCGTGGTGACGGCGTTCCTGGACTACTCCCGGCCGCTGAAGCAGAGCTTCGGGCCCACCGACCTCAACGAGGTCGTGACGCGCACGATGCGGCTCATCCAGAACGACATGCCGGCCACCGCGGAGCTGGCGGTGGAGCTGGACCTGCGCCTGCCGCGCGCGGAGGGCGACGCGGAGCAACTCAAGCAGGTGCTGATCAACCTGGTGCAGAACGCGGTGCAGGCGATGGGGCAGCAGCCGGGCCGCATCACGGTGCGCACGGAGAAGCCGGAGCGCTTCGGCGACTTCCGCAGCGCGGGCGGTGAGTTCGTGGAGGTGCGCGTCTCCGACAACGGCCCGGGCATCCCGGCGGATCAGCAGCCGCACATCTTCGTGCCCTTCTTCACGACGAAGCAGAAGGGCACGGGCCTGGGGCTCGCCATCTGCCAGCGCATCGTGAAGAACCACGGCGGCACCATCAGCGTGCAGAGCAAGGTGGGCGAAGGCACCGCGTTCATCATCCGGCTGCCGGCGCTCCCGGCCGAGCCGGTGGAGGGCGCGCTGCCGGAGGGCACGCCCGCGCCCCCGACGCGCCCCTCGCAGCCCGCCCTGCCCGTCCCGGAGGAGCTGCGCGAAGCCGCGCCCGCCCCGAAGCCGTCGGAGCCCAAGCCGAAGAAGGAGAAGCGCCGCCGCGCGGGGTGA
- a CDS encoding zf-TFIIB domain-containing protein, with protein MQACPYCQTTMRNTYSRGLVRDECGACGAAWFEEEMLARVVGAPTLTAVFEQAKGKPGRCKGCEASLQYVPGCPSCGRQAPTCPTCGAAPLPVVELRDVAVDVCGKCRGVALDAEELARLQKAAEPEPRPQPPPTADFEHEYEDRRSLNLLPRVRIGDEPACVTCGRRMDARYGFVWEERLYCGSCAPEGSAPYTDELTKAQPSETYGRRARHLNNSAAESAVVWLLSKIFK; from the coding sequence ATGCAGGCGTGCCCCTACTGCCAGACGACGATGCGCAACACCTACTCCCGGGGCCTGGTGCGCGACGAGTGCGGTGCGTGCGGCGCCGCCTGGTTCGAGGAGGAGATGCTGGCGCGCGTCGTCGGCGCGCCCACGCTGACGGCCGTCTTCGAGCAGGCGAAGGGCAAGCCCGGACGGTGCAAGGGCTGTGAGGCGTCGCTCCAGTACGTCCCGGGCTGTCCGTCCTGCGGGCGTCAGGCGCCCACCTGCCCCACGTGCGGCGCGGCGCCTCTGCCGGTGGTGGAGCTGCGCGACGTGGCGGTGGACGTCTGCGGGAAGTGCCGGGGCGTGGCCCTGGACGCGGAGGAGCTGGCCCGGCTCCAGAAGGCCGCGGAGCCGGAGCCCCGCCCCCAGCCGCCGCCCACCGCCGACTTCGAGCACGAGTACGAGGACCGGCGGAGCCTGAACCTGCTGCCCAGGGTGCGCATCGGCGACGAGCCGGCCTGCGTGACGTGTGGCCGGCGGATGGATGCGCGCTACGGCTTCGTCTGGGAGGAGCGGCTGTACTGTGGAAGCTGCGCGCCGGAAGGCTCCGCGCCGTACACGGACGAGCTGACCAAGGCCCAGCCCAGCGAGACCTACGGCCGCCGCGCGCGGCACCTGAACAACAGCGCCGCGGAGTCCGCCGTCGTGTGGCTGTTGTCGAAGATCTTCAAGTAG
- a CDS encoding M35 family metallo-endopeptidase, translated as MKLTCLIVAALVSIPLHADAKEALQIQLSSEATKFPADVPVDLKVTLTNVSDSPVRILGYHTPVIEGIEADILSVSLEREPVEYIGRLYKRAAPTDRDYLTLKPGESVSGVASLWDNYDLAVSGTYTIQYKTEVFISPRSDMELAFSNVISVYIEGRKPRPNPDDLDGETKIVDGNNEKFKGCSDSQKNAIISARQHALNYADDSYDYLVAGTVDTRYTTWFGDFDGSRYGTVRDHFRKIRDAVDGEDIKFYCNCNKDAFAYVIPWENFKIHLCKDFWPASTTGTDSKAGTLIHEISHFWSVASTRDIAYGHSAAMDLADSKPHKAIKNADSHEYFAEATPYSPYNPCAPTVTSHTGAPITATWDGANCHVMNIPAGASPFIYNNSYYVNAGSSTSCPAPSTWDGANCYILPYPSWSTGYFVWSGSLYLTPGPGNACPSPTWFDGANCYVMPLPWGSTPFKWSNNLYITPLPSCPIGGFDGAHCYVGAAPASRTASIWGSSFYYSH; from the coding sequence ATGAAGTTGACATGTCTCATCGTGGCCGCGCTCGTCTCAATCCCACTTCACGCGGACGCAAAGGAAGCCCTCCAGATCCAGCTCTCGTCCGAGGCGACGAAGTTCCCGGCGGACGTGCCCGTGGACCTGAAGGTCACGCTCACGAACGTCTCTGACAGCCCGGTTCGGATCCTCGGATACCACACGCCCGTCATCGAGGGGATCGAAGCGGACATCCTCTCCGTCTCATTGGAGCGCGAGCCGGTGGAGTACATCGGCCGGCTCTACAAGCGCGCGGCGCCCACCGACCGCGACTACCTGACGCTGAAGCCGGGTGAGAGCGTCTCTGGTGTTGCATCGCTCTGGGACAACTACGACCTGGCCGTCTCCGGGACCTACACGATCCAGTACAAGACGGAGGTCTTCATCAGCCCCCGGTCCGACATGGAGCTGGCCTTCTCCAACGTCATCTCCGTGTACATCGAAGGGCGCAAGCCGCGCCCCAACCCGGATGACCTGGACGGCGAGACCAAGATCGTCGACGGCAACAACGAGAAGTTCAAGGGCTGCAGCGACTCGCAGAAGAACGCGATCATCTCCGCGCGGCAGCATGCGCTGAACTACGCGGACGACTCCTATGACTACCTGGTGGCCGGGACGGTCGACACCCGATACACCACCTGGTTCGGCGACTTCGATGGCTCCCGTTACGGCACCGTCCGGGACCACTTCCGCAAGATCCGCGACGCCGTGGACGGCGAAGACATCAAGTTCTACTGCAATTGCAACAAGGACGCGTTCGCCTACGTCATCCCCTGGGAAAACTTCAAGATCCACCTCTGCAAGGACTTCTGGCCCGCGTCGACGACCGGCACGGATTCCAAGGCCGGGACGCTGATTCACGAAATCAGTCACTTCTGGTCGGTCGCCAGCACCCGCGATATCGCGTACGGGCACTCCGCGGCCATGGACCTCGCGGACTCGAAGCCTCACAAGGCCATCAAGAACGCGGACTCCCACGAGTACTTCGCGGAAGCCACGCCGTACAGCCCCTACAATCCCTGTGCTCCGACCGTGACCTCGCACACGGGCGCGCCCATCACCGCGACGTGGGACGGGGCGAACTGCCACGTGATGAACATCCCCGCCGGAGCGTCGCCGTTCATCTACAACAACAGCTACTACGTCAACGCGGGCTCCAGCACGTCGTGTCCGGCGCCTTCCACGTGGGACGGGGCGAATTGCTACATCCTTCCCTACCCCTCCTGGAGCACCGGCTACTTCGTCTGGTCCGGGAGCCTCTACCTGACGCCTGGGCCCGGCAATGCCTGCCCCTCGCCGACCTGGTTCGACGGGGCCAACTGCTACGTCATGCCGCTGCCCTGGGGCTCGACGCCCTTCAAGTGGTCGAACAACCTCTACATCACGCCGCTGCCCTCGTGCCCCATCGGAGGCTTTGATGGCGCGCACTGCTATGTCGGCGCGGCGCCCGCCAGCCGCACGGCGTCCATCTGGGGCTCGTCCTTCTATTACAGCCACTGA
- the gspC gene encoding type II secretion system protein GspC, which yields MQRYLQGLSVLLVFSCALTAALLVNQGIAVLVVPGVRDTWAAAPARSNAPPAPALDATRLAQLTGLSFVTGVMVDPDRPPDLRRSTLGIRLLGTLVSQDPRWSMASIHELPAGSARSVMLSDAIQGARVFAIERERILLLVDGRLEYIDGTGSVAPVPVNIQPGAALGRGIRETGAETYAVPREDVTEALTHLDELMMQARVVPSFRDGRTVGFKLFSIREGSLYSRLGLRNGDVLQRINGLDLDSPDKALEAFHTLRDARRVELQIERGGAPVRKVFDVR from the coding sequence ATGCAGAGGTACCTCCAGGGCCTGTCCGTCCTGCTTGTCTTTTCGTGTGCCCTGACGGCCGCGTTGCTCGTGAACCAGGGGATCGCGGTCCTGGTTGTGCCCGGCGTCCGGGACACGTGGGCCGCTGCTCCAGCGCGTTCGAACGCTCCTCCCGCTCCGGCGCTGGATGCGACGCGATTGGCGCAACTGACCGGCCTTTCGTTCGTCACCGGAGTGATGGTGGATCCGGATCGTCCGCCGGATCTGCGCCGGAGCACGCTGGGCATCCGGTTGCTGGGCACCCTGGTGTCACAGGATCCCCGGTGGTCCATGGCCTCCATCCATGAGCTTCCGGCCGGCAGCGCGCGCAGCGTGATGCTCAGTGACGCCATCCAGGGCGCCCGCGTCTTCGCCATCGAGAGGGAGCGCATCCTGCTGCTGGTGGACGGGCGGCTCGAATACATCGACGGCACGGGGAGCGTGGCGCCCGTTCCGGTGAACATCCAGCCCGGCGCTGCCCTGGGCCGGGGCATCCGCGAGACGGGCGCGGAAACCTACGCCGTGCCCCGCGAGGACGTCACCGAAGCACTCACGCACCTGGATGAACTGATGATGCAGGCGCGCGTCGTCCCCTCCTTCCGGGACGGCCGCACGGTGGGCTTCAAGCTGTTCTCCATCCGTGAAGGGTCGCTCTATTCACGGCTGGGGCTGCGCAACGGGGACGTGCTCCAGCGCATCAACGGCCTGGACCTGGACAGCCCCGACAAGGCGCTGGAGGCCTTCCACACGCTGCGCGATGCCCGGCGCGTCGAGCTGCAGATCGAACGCGGCGGCGCCCCGGTCCGGAAGGTCTTCGACGTCCGGTAG
- a CDS encoding ABC-F family ATP-binding cassette domain-containing protein: MSLVIAQDISLAYGKKVLFDEDNFTLGPRDRVGLVGANGTGKSSLMKIIAGVSQPDGGTVQYSRRARAGYLPQEIAGLPEGTVVEAVMSTVPGRDSLESRLKDTEGALAQATDEEEQLELAQTLADLHAELDDFENRYGRHHAERILKGLGFKDADLSKPTQALSGGWRMRAALAGLLLQDPDLLLLDEPTNHLDVPTLAWFDGFLRRSNKAMVLISHDRDFLNRQINRVVSLEMEGVREYAGNYEDYKRQRAEEMVLLQARAEKVEQRRAELQGFIDRFGAKATKAKQAQSRAKMLAKLEKVQVLEERQTMKFRFPEVERSGRDVVLMEGITKRYGALTVYDGLDARLERGQRIAVVGANGAGKTTLLKMVAGELAPDTGKVSLGHNVVVGYYAQHHADKLDRRNTIIEEVRPLAADKPESYVRGVLGAFLFSGDDVEKPIGVLSGGERARVALAKLLLIPSNFLLMDEPTNHLDLDSSEMLIEALKLYGGTLLFVSHNRSFINNLCTHVWEVADGKLTSHPGNLDEYLYHQEQQRLAAEGADTGASNGKGGAASAGPVSEKERKRLEAEARQRRSVVEGPIKKEIAKLEERIAKVEAEQKDREGQLADPVLYNDFARAKPLMDAHRAGKEELEDLYARWEAAQEKLAAAQA, from the coding sequence ATGAGCCTCGTCATCGCCCAGGACATCAGCCTCGCCTACGGAAAGAAGGTCCTCTTCGACGAGGACAATTTCACCCTTGGTCCCAGGGACCGGGTGGGCCTGGTGGGGGCCAACGGGACGGGCAAGTCGTCCCTGATGAAGATCATCGCCGGGGTGAGCCAGCCGGACGGGGGCACCGTCCAGTACAGCCGCCGGGCCCGGGCGGGGTACCTGCCCCAGGAGATCGCCGGCCTGCCGGAGGGCACCGTCGTGGAGGCGGTGATGAGCACCGTGCCCGGCCGGGACTCGCTGGAGTCGCGCCTGAAGGACACGGAAGGCGCGCTCGCCCAGGCCACGGACGAGGAGGAGCAGCTGGAGCTGGCGCAGACGCTGGCGGACCTCCACGCGGAGCTGGACGACTTCGAGAACCGCTACGGCCGGCACCACGCCGAGCGCATCCTCAAGGGCCTGGGCTTCAAGGACGCGGACCTGTCCAAGCCCACCCAGGCGCTCTCCGGCGGCTGGCGGATGCGCGCGGCGCTGGCGGGCCTGCTGCTCCAGGACCCGGACCTGCTCTTGCTGGACGAGCCCACGAACCACCTGGACGTGCCCACGCTCGCGTGGTTCGACGGGTTCCTGCGCCGCTCCAACAAGGCGATGGTGCTCATCTCCCACGACCGCGACTTCCTCAACCGGCAGATCAACCGGGTGGTGTCGCTGGAGATGGAGGGCGTGCGCGAGTACGCCGGCAACTACGAGGACTACAAGCGCCAGCGCGCGGAGGAGATGGTGCTCCTCCAGGCCCGGGCGGAGAAGGTGGAGCAGCGCCGCGCGGAGCTGCAGGGCTTCATCGACCGGTTCGGCGCGAAGGCCACCAAGGCGAAGCAGGCGCAGAGCCGCGCGAAGATGCTGGCCAAGCTGGAGAAGGTCCAGGTCCTGGAAGAGCGCCAGACGATGAAGTTCCGCTTCCCGGAAGTGGAGCGCTCGGGCCGGGACGTGGTGTTGATGGAGGGCATCACCAAGCGCTACGGCGCGCTCACCGTCTACGACGGGCTGGACGCGCGGCTGGAGCGGGGCCAGCGCATCGCCGTGGTGGGCGCGAACGGCGCGGGCAAGACGACGCTGCTCAAGATGGTGGCGGGGGAGCTGGCGCCGGACACCGGCAAGGTGTCCCTGGGGCACAACGTGGTGGTGGGCTATTACGCGCAGCACCACGCCGACAAGCTGGACCGCCGCAACACCATCATCGAAGAGGTGCGGCCCCTGGCGGCGGACAAGCCGGAGAGCTACGTGCGCGGCGTGCTGGGCGCGTTCCTCTTCAGCGGCGACGACGTGGAGAAGCCCATCGGCGTGCTGAGCGGTGGCGAGCGCGCGCGCGTGGCGCTGGCGAAGCTGCTGCTGATTCCATCCAACTTCCTGCTGATGGACGAGCCGACGAACCACCTGGACCTGGACTCGTCGGAGATGCTGATTGAAGCGCTGAAGCTGTACGGCGGCACGCTCCTGTTCGTGAGCCACAACCGCAGCTTCATCAACAACCTGTGCACGCACGTCTGGGAGGTGGCGGACGGCAAGCTCACGTCGCACCCGGGCAACCTGGACGAGTACCTCTACCACCAGGAGCAGCAGCGCCTGGCGGCGGAGGGCGCGGACACGGGCGCGTCGAACGGGAAGGGCGGAGCGGCGAGCGCGGGGCCGGTGTCGGAGAAGGAGCGCAAGCGCCTGGAGGCGGAGGCGCGCCAGCGCAGGTCCGTGGTGGAGGGCCCCATCAAGAAGGAGATCGCGAAGCTGGAGGAGCGCATCGCGAAGGTGGAGGCCGAGCAGAAGGATCGCGAGGGACAGCTGGCGGACCCGGTGCTCTACAACGACTTCGCCCGGGCGAAGCCGCTGATGGACGCGCACCGCGCGGGCAAGGAGGAGTTGGAGGACCTCTATGCCCGATGGGAGGCCGCGCAGGAGAAGCTGGCGGCGGCGCAGGCGTAG